From Terriglobia bacterium, one genomic window encodes:
- the bioB gene encoding biotin synthase BioB produces MGLLRLHGPSPQPHLKSEVPLSSATATAAMEQEWTREAIREVYRLPFPELLFRAQTVHRAHHDPCAVQVCRLLSIKTGGCPEDCAYCPQSAHYRTGVERQALLSIEEILLAASQAKAEGATRFCMGAAWRELPAGQEFDSVLATVRAVARLGMEVCCTMGMLTEDQARQLKQAGLTAYNHNLDTSPEFYGEIITTRTYAERLQTINAVRQAGITVCCGGILGMGESEEDRIGLLKQLSNLRPHPESVPINMLVRAAGTPLAQQESLDPLLMMRTIATARILMPASMIRLAAGRTSMSREAVALCFLAGANSIFFGDKLLTTPNPAPSADAQLLEDLGMKAMTRGHA; encoded by the coding sequence ATGGGTCTCCTGAGGCTCCACGGTCCAAGTCCGCAGCCACATCTTAAAAGCGAGGTTCCCTTGAGTAGCGCAACTGCCACGGCGGCGATGGAACAGGAGTGGACTCGCGAAGCCATTCGTGAGGTCTATCGTCTGCCCTTTCCCGAGCTGTTGTTCAGGGCCCAGACGGTTCATCGGGCGCATCACGACCCCTGCGCGGTGCAGGTCTGCCGACTCTTGTCCATCAAGACCGGAGGCTGTCCCGAAGACTGCGCCTATTGTCCGCAGAGCGCTCACTACCGCACCGGCGTGGAGCGGCAAGCATTGCTCAGCATCGAAGAGATACTGCTCGCCGCCAGCCAGGCCAAGGCGGAGGGCGCCACCCGATTCTGCATGGGAGCGGCCTGGCGGGAATTGCCCGCAGGCCAGGAGTTCGATTCCGTCCTGGCAACCGTGCGCGCGGTGGCCCGCCTGGGTATGGAAGTCTGTTGCACCATGGGCATGCTGACCGAGGATCAGGCGCGGCAACTCAAGCAAGCCGGCCTCACCGCATACAACCACAACTTGGACACCTCTCCCGAGTTCTATGGCGAGATCATCACCACCAGGACGTATGCCGAGCGGCTGCAGACCATCAACGCGGTTCGGCAGGCGGGCATTACCGTGTGTTGTGGCGGAATCTTGGGAATGGGAGAGTCGGAAGAAGACCGGATCGGATTGCTGAAACAATTGTCGAACCTCCGTCCCCATCCGGAGAGCGTGCCCATCAACATGCTGGTGCGGGCCGCCGGAACGCCGCTCGCGCAACAGGAGAGTCTGGATCCGCTGCTCATGATGCGCACCATCGCGACGGCAAGGATTCTCATGCCGGCATCCATGATCCGGCTTGCGGCGGGACGCACAAGTATGTCGCGCGAGGCGGTGGCGCTGTGCTTCCTCGCCGGGGCCAATTCCATATTCTTTGGCGACAAATTGCTCACTACGCCCAACCCGGCTCCCAGCGCCGATGCGCAGTTGCTGGAGGACTTAGGGATGAAGGCGATGACTCGTGGCCACGCCTAA